The genome window CAAAGGCCGGCGCGGCGCGGATCAGTTTCCGCTCGCGCAGAAGAGCGGTGGCGCGATTGTATTGCGTCTCGGACAACACCCCGAACTGCCACGGGTCGCCCGGACCGGGAAAAATGGAAACGATGATCTTTTCCAGCATCCATTTCATATGCGCGCGATTGTCCGGAAAATGACCGCGGCGGACGTAATCCATGACAATATCAAGCGTTTCCTCCGGATTGTCCCGGGCATAGCGCCAGCCGTCCAGCGAAGCTTCGGCAATGTCGCGGCACAAGCCGGGCCAATTCACCGCGGTTGATTCGGAACAATCCCCGGCGCATACTCCCTGCGCCAGCAGCGCGGCCAAAGCCGCGGAAAACCATCGCTTCATATTTTTTTTTGCCATCCGCCGAAGAGTTGTTTTTTTGGGAATGTTTTTAGGCTTGATTTAAGATATATTTAATTGATACTGTCGTCAAATTTTTATTCGCGGAATGATGCAGGCCGCGCCTGATTTAACCTGAAAGGAGCATGTGGAAAAAAAATGAAAAACAAGGAATTGAAAATCGGCGTGATCGGCGCCGGCGGAAGAGGCGCGCTGGCCGGACATGCCCACCAGCCTGAAAATGGCGTGCGCCTGACCGCCGCCTGCGACCCCAATCCCGAAGCGTTGCGCAAGTTCAAGGAAAAATACGGGCCCGATGTTTTCCTGACCGATGACTACAAACAACTGGTTGCCCGGGACGAGCTTGACGCCGTCTTCATCACCTCGCCCGATTTCCTGCACGAAGAACAGGCGCTGGCGGCCATGCAAACGGGCAAATCAATTTATGTTGAAAAACCGATGGCCATCACCACCGAGGGCTGCGACCGCATGCTGAAAACCGCCTGCAAAAACAAGGTCAAGCTTTATCTCGGCCACAACATGCGCCACATGGCGTTCACCAACAAAATGAAGGAATTGATTGACCAGGGCGCCATCGGCGAAGTCAAGGCCGGCTGGTGCCGCCATTTCGTCTCCTATGGCGGCGACGCCTATTTCAAGGATTGGCACGCCGAACGGTCCAAGGCCACCAGTCTGCTCCTTCAGAAAGGCGCGCACGACATTGACATTTTGCACTGGCTCTGCGGCGGACACAGCCGGTTGGTGAGCGCCATGGGCGGTTTGACCGTGTATGATCAAATCAAGGACCGCCATCCAAAATCGGAACGCGGCGACGCCAGCTGGCATCTTGACAACTGGCCGCCGCTCAAGCAGAAAGGCTTGAACCCGGTGATTGACGTTGAAGATATTTCCATGATGCTGATGGAACTCCAAAACGGCGTCTTTGCCTCCTACCAGCAATGCCATTACACGCCCGACGGCTGGCGCAATTACACCATCATCGGCACGGAAGGCCGCCTTGAAAACTTCGGCGACGTGCCCGGGGCATGCGTGGTCCGGCTCTGGAACAAGCAGAACTATTATCAGCCGTACGGAGACGAGCAATTCTTCATTCCCCGCGACCCCGGCGGCCACGGCGGGGCGGACCCGCGGATCGTGAATGAGTTTTTAAGCTATCTCCGCGGAAAAACCAGAATAAAAACCTCAGCCGTCGCGGCGCGTTACAGCGTGGCGGCGGGCTGCGCGGCGGCCCACTCCCTGCGGCACGGATCAATCCCGGTTAAGATCACGGACGTGCCGGAAAAGATTGCCGGCTACTTCAACCGCGACCTGGTCCGGCAGCCAGTTCCGCGGCGTGCGCGCTGATTTTGCGAAAGATCGCGGCGATATCCCGCATGTCGTCCCGCGTGCCCAGCAGAAGATGATGCCGGAACCAGAGGGCGGATTCCCGGCACAGTTTTTCCGTGCCGGGCAGAAACATTTTTTTATACTCCCGCCGGTTGGCAAACATGGGCTGCTTGTAGAGCGGCATCGGATAACCCGGCACGAGATCAAGCCCTTCGGCTTTGGCCGCCTTGATAAGCAAAGACCGCGAACAGCCGAATTCCACGGGCTCAAAACGGATGCAGAAAAGATGATAAGAGCGCGGCTTCACCCGTTTGTCGTCCGGCACCGGGTATAAACCCGGAATTCCCGCCAGTTGTTTATTCAATATTTTCGCGTTTGCCTCGCGCCGGACGATATGTCGCGGCAGACGGCCCAACTGCGCCAGCAATATGGCCGCATGGAACT of Kiritimatiellia bacterium contains these proteins:
- a CDS encoding Gfo/Idh/MocA family oxidoreductase; translated protein: MKNKELKIGVIGAGGRGALAGHAHQPENGVRLTAACDPNPEALRKFKEKYGPDVFLTDDYKQLVARDELDAVFITSPDFLHEEQALAAMQTGKSIYVEKPMAITTEGCDRMLKTACKNKVKLYLGHNMRHMAFTNKMKELIDQGAIGEVKAGWCRHFVSYGGDAYFKDWHAERSKATSLLLQKGAHDIDILHWLCGGHSRLVSAMGGLTVYDQIKDRHPKSERGDASWHLDNWPPLKQKGLNPVIDVEDISMMLMELQNGVFASYQQCHYTPDGWRNYTIIGTEGRLENFGDVPGACVVRLWNKQNYYQPYGDEQFFIPRDPGGHGGADPRIVNEFLSYLRGKTRIKTSAVAARYSVAAGCAAAHSLRHGSIPVKITDVPEKIAGYFNRDLVRQPVPRRAR